The sequence below is a genomic window from Rhizobium sp. NXC14.
CGGTCAAAATGTCGATGACCGACATCTCTCCACCAATATGGCCGGCGCCAGCTTCAAAAACCGCCTGGAGATCGCGCAATCGGATTTCGCGGGCGATACGCTCGAGTTCTGTCGTATCCATGGGCTCCTCGTGTGCATAAATATTCAATCATCAATATTTTTGCACAACAGATCGATTAGTCAACCCCTCTGGCGAAGCTCTCGAGAGCGTACGTGACCGGAAATGTTATTGACAGCCGGAAACCAAGTTGTTAATGAATTTTCCAGCAGGCATGAATATTTATTCTGCATTGAACGGATAACCGATAAAGGCCTAAAGCATAGGGAGGAGCAATGGTGGCGCTCGATATCAATGAACACAGGCTTTCGTCCGGTGCGTGGCTGGGCAAGCTCAAGGGAGCTACCGGCCCGCTCGTGGGTCTGCTCGCGCTATGCATCTTTCTGAGCTTCAGCACGGACACGTTTCTATCGGTTCGAAACGGCCTGAACATTCTCGACCAGATCACCGTTCTCGGCATTATGGCGGTCGGCATGACGTTCGTCATCCTGATCGGCGGCATCGATCTCTCCGTCGGCTCGGCACTCGCCCTGGCGATGATGGTCATGGGCTGGACCGCAAACGTCGCCGGCCTGCCCCTGCCCGTCGGCATCGCCTTTGCGCTGATCGCCTCGGCTGTTTGCGGACTGATCGTCGGACTTCTGGTGACGCAGTTCAGGGTTCCGGCCTTTATCGCCACTCTGGCAATGATGTCGGCCGCCCGCGGCGTTGCCAACATGATCACCGACGGCCAGCAAATCGTCGGCTTCCCCGACTGGTTCATGATGCTGGCGATCGATCGCCACTTTGGCGTCATGACTGCCACAGTCTTTCTTATGCTTGCGGTTGTTCTGGCGGCATGGCTTTTCCTGCACTTCCGGTCCGAAGGTCGCATGCTCTATGCCGTGGGCGGAAACCCCGAGGTTGCGCGCCTGGCCGGCATCAATGTTCCGCTTGTAACGATCAGCGTCTATGTCGTGAGTGCGGTCCTTGCGGGACTTGCAGGCGTCG
It includes:
- a CDS encoding ABC transporter permease, whose translation is MVALDINEHRLSSGAWLGKLKGATGPLVGLLALCIFLSFSTDTFLSVRNGLNILDQITVLGIMAVGMTFVILIGGIDLSVGSALALAMMVMGWTANVAGLPLPVGIAFALIASAVCGLIVGLLVTQFRVPAFIATLAMMSAARGVANMITDGQQIVGFPDWFMMLAIDRHFGVMTATVFLMLAVVLAAWLFLHFRSEGRMLYAVGGNPEVARLAGINVPLVTISVYVVSAVLAGLAGVVLAARLDSVQPSSGLGYELDTIAAVVIGGTSLSGGTGGIGGTLIGVLIIGVLRNGLNLLNVSPFLQQVIIGIVIVLAVGAETIRRRRA